A part of Flavobacteriaceae bacterium GSB9 genomic DNA contains:
- the accB gene encoding acetyl-CoA carboxylase biotin carboxyl carrier protein encodes MDIKEIQNLIKFVAKSGASEVKLEMDDVKITIRTGSDSDKNPSVQYAPVPAQIPQQVVAAPPAEAAAPAKAAEPAAPAKADDDSKYITIKSPIIGTFYRKPSPDKPLFVEVGQTIAEGDVLCIIEAMKLFNEIESEVSGKIVKILVDDSSPVEFDQPLFLVDPS; translated from the coding sequence ATGGATATAAAAGAGATTCAAAACCTTATCAAATTTGTTGCCAAATCTGGGGCAAGTGAGGTTAAACTAGAGATGGATGATGTAAAAATCACTATCAGAACAGGATCGGATTCAGATAAAAATCCATCGGTACAGTATGCACCGGTTCCAGCCCAAATACCGCAGCAGGTAGTGGCAGCTCCACCAGCAGAGGCAGCAGCCCCTGCAAAAGCAGCCGAACCAGCGGCACCTGCAAAAGCAGACGACGACTCTAAATACATTACAATAAAATCGCCAATTATAGGTACATTCTATAGAAAACCTTCTCCAGATAAGCCATTGTTTGTTGAGGTAGGGCAAACCATAGCCGAAGGCGATGTGCTTTGTATTATTGAAGCAATGAAGCTTTTTAACGAAATAGAATCTGAAGTTTCAGGAAAAATTGTAAAAATATTGGTTGACGATTCTTCACCTGTAGAATTTGATCAACCTTTATTTTTAGTAGATCCATCATAA
- the accC gene encoding acetyl-CoA carboxylase biotin carboxylase subunit encodes MFKKILIANRGEIALRVIRTCKEMGIKTVAVYSKADAESLHVKFADEAVCIGPAPSSESYLKMSNIISAAEITNADAIHPGYGFLSENAKFSKICEEHGIKFIGADPEMIDRMGDKANAKATMKAAGVPCVPGSEGVIKDFEECEKLAKEVGYPVMLKASAGGGGKGMRGVFKPEDLKAAWDSARQESKAAFGNDDMYMEKLIEEPRHIEIQIVGDSNGKACHLSERDCSIQRRHQKLTEEVPSPFMTTALRKKMGEAAVKAAEYIKYEGAGTIEFLVDKHRNFYFMEMNTRIQVEHPITEQVIDFDLIREQILVAAGVPISGKNYLPNLHSIECRINAEDPYNGFRPSPGVITTLHAPGGHGVRLDTHVYAGYAIPPNYDSMIAKLITTAQTREEAISKMKRALDEFVIEGIKTTIPFHRQLMDHPDYVAGNYTTKFMEDFKMEKPSEE; translated from the coding sequence ATGTTTAAAAAAATATTGATTGCCAATAGGGGGGAAATAGCACTTCGTGTTATTAGAACCTGTAAAGAAATGGGCATTAAAACGGTTGCCGTTTACTCGAAAGCAGATGCTGAAAGTTTGCATGTAAAATTTGCCGACGAAGCGGTGTGTATTGGTCCAGCGCCAAGTAGCGAGTCTTACTTGAAAATGTCCAATATTATTTCGGCGGCCGAAATAACCAATGCCGATGCCATTCACCCGGGCTATGGGTTTCTTTCCGAAAATGCCAAATTTTCAAAAATTTGTGAAGAGCACGGTATAAAATTTATTGGTGCCGACCCAGAAATGATTGATCGCATGGGCGATAAAGCTAACGCAAAAGCGACCATGAAAGCTGCAGGAGTGCCTTGTGTGCCGGGTAGTGAAGGGGTTATAAAAGATTTCGAGGAGTGTGAAAAGCTGGCCAAAGAAGTGGGGTATCCTGTAATGCTTAAAGCGTCTGCCGGTGGTGGAGGTAAAGGTATGCGAGGTGTTTTTAAGCCTGAAGATTTAAAAGCGGCATGGGATTCAGCCAGACAAGAAAGTAAGGCTGCCTTTGGAAATGATGATATGTACATGGAAAAGCTTATTGAAGAGCCTAGACATATCGAAATTCAGATTGTTGGCGATTCAAATGGTAAAGCTTGCCATCTATCGGAGCGCGATTGTTCTATACAGCGTCGTCACCAAAAGTTAACCGAAGAGGTGCCTTCGCCATTTATGACAACAGCTTTGCGCAAAAAAATGGGAGAGGCTGCTGTTAAAGCTGCAGAATACATTAAGTACGAAGGAGCAGGAACTATCGAATTTTTGGTCGATAAGCATCGTAATTTCTATTTTATGGAAATGAATACGCGTATCCAAGTAGAGCACCCCATTACAGAACAGGTTATTGATTTTGATTTAATTCGCGAACAAATATTAGTAGCGGCAGGCGTTCCAATTTCTGGAAAGAATTACTTGCCAAATCTACACTCCATAGAATGTAGAATCAACGCAGAAGACCCATATAATGGTTTTAGACCATCACCGGGTGTTATCACCACTTTGCATGCGCCAGGAGGTCATGGTGTACGTTTAGATACCCATGTTTATGCAGGGTATGCTATTCCGCCTAACTACGATTCTATGATTGCAAAGTTGATTACAACAGCGCAAACTCGAGAAGAGGCCATTAGTAAAATGAAGCGTGCTTTAGATGAGTTTGTTATAGAAGGTATAAAAACTACTATTCCGTTCCATAGACAGCTTATGGACCATCCAGATTATGTTGCTGGTAATTATACCACAAAATTCATGGAAGATTTTAAGATGGAAAAACCATCAGAAGAATAA
- a CDS encoding ketoacyl-ACP synthase III: MSKISAAITAVGAYVPEYVLTNQMLENMVETNDEWITTRTGIKERRILRDEGKGTSFLAIKAAQDLINKKGIDPKDIELVIVATATPDMKAASTASFTASEIGATNAFSFDMDAACSSFLYGMSVAASYIESGRYKNVLLIGADKMSSIINYKDRATCIIFGDGAGAVLFEPNEENLGLQDEYLRSDGTGREFLQATYGGSSFPITEEAMAKGGQYAFQEGRTVFKNAVFNMADATVKVLERNNLTKDNVDWLAAHQANKRIIDATAQRINLEEEKVMVNIHKYGNTTSATLPLLLNDYESQLKKGDNIIFAAFGGGFNWGAIYLKWAYNSKN; encoded by the coding sequence ATGAGTAAAATCTCAGCGGCAATTACAGCTGTAGGTGCATATGTGCCAGAATATGTATTGACCAACCAGATGCTTGAAAACATGGTTGAGACCAATGATGAATGGATTACAACCAGAACAGGAATCAAAGAGCGTCGAATTCTAAGAGATGAAGGAAAAGGTACATCGTTTCTTGCCATTAAAGCAGCCCAAGACCTTATAAACAAGAAGGGCATCGATCCAAAAGATATAGAACTTGTTATCGTTGCAACAGCAACTCCAGATATGAAAGCGGCTTCAACGGCATCGTTTACTGCATCAGAAATTGGGGCAACCAATGCCTTTTCATTCGATATGGATGCCGCTTGTTCGAGTTTTTTGTATGGCATGTCAGTAGCAGCCAGTTACATAGAATCTGGACGCTATAAAAATGTATTGTTGATAGGTGCCGATAAAATGTCGTCAATCATAAACTATAAAGACCGTGCTACCTGTATTATTTTTGGTGATGGTGCCGGAGCGGTGTTATTCGAGCCTAATGAAGAAAATTTAGGGCTTCAAGACGAATACTTAAGAAGTGATGGAACAGGTCGCGAATTTTTACAGGCAACATACGGAGGGTCTTCCTTTCCTATTACCGAAGAGGCTATGGCAAAAGGCGGACAATACGCCTTTCAAGAAGGACGTACCGTTTTTAAAAATGCTGTGTTCAATATGGCTGATGCCACTGTAAAGGTTTTAGAGCGAAATAATTTAACAAAAGACAATGTAGATTGGCTAGCAGCGCACCAAGCCAACAAACGTATTATTGATGCTACGGCGCAACGCATAAATTTAGAAGAAGAGAAGGTAATGGTGAACATCCATAAATATGGAAACACAACCTCGGCTACGCTACCTCTACTTTTAAACGATTACGAATCACAACTTAAAAAAGGCGATAATATTATTTTTGCCGCTTTTGGAGGCGGATTCAATTGGGGCGCCATCTATTTAAAATGGGCCTATAATTCAAAAAACTAA
- the rpmF gene encoding 50S ribosomal protein L32: protein MAHPKRKISKTRRDKRRTHYKATAPQIATCPTTGEAHLYHRAHWHEGKLYYRGQVLIDNSEEVENLA, encoded by the coding sequence ATGGCACATCCTAAAAGAAAAATCTCGAAAACAAGAAGAGATAAAAGAAGAACGCACTATAAAGCAACTGCGCCACAGATTGCAACATGTCCAACAACTGGTGAAGCGCACCTTTACCACAGAGCACACTGGCATGAAGGAAAATTATACTACAGAGGTCAAGTATTAATTGACAATTCAGAAGAAGTAGAGAACTTAGCATAA
- a CDS encoding FAD-binding oxidoreductase, with protein MNLSYWEIKSWLTNIDFCIVGSGIVGLNCALYLKQRFPKSKILVLEKGMLPQGASTKNAGFACFGSLSEILSDLETHTLTEMFDLVKKRVDGLNLLRQNLGDTAIGYKNYGGYELFTPNNDTLFNECLSNLEDINQMLFPIFEAEVFALKKQHFNFQNIKEETIYNPFEGQIDTGKMMAALLKKVYSAGVKILNNVQVESFSENNNTVKVITNRFEFSTSKLLIATNGFASQLLNENVKPGRAQVVITKPIKNLQIKGTFHLDRGFYYFRNIDNRILFGGGRNLDFKTEETTEFALNSLIQNKLEDILSSIILPNKDFEIEHRWSGIMGVGHQKKAIVKQVSNNVFCGVRLGGMGIAIGGLIGKQLVDLV; from the coding sequence ATGAACCTGTCTTACTGGGAAATAAAATCATGGTTAACCAATATCGATTTTTGTATTGTTGGTAGCGGTATAGTGGGTTTAAATTGCGCCCTCTATTTGAAGCAGCGATTCCCCAAATCTAAAATTCTTGTTTTAGAAAAGGGAATGTTGCCGCAAGGTGCAAGTACCAAAAATGCTGGTTTTGCATGTTTCGGGAGCCTTAGTGAAATTCTTAGCGACCTTGAAACACATACGCTAACGGAGATGTTCGATTTGGTAAAAAAAAGAGTTGATGGCCTTAACTTGTTAAGACAAAATTTGGGTGACACAGCTATTGGTTATAAAAACTACGGTGGGTACGAATTATTTACACCAAATAACGATACACTTTTTAATGAATGCCTTTCAAATCTTGAGGACATAAACCAAATGCTTTTTCCTATTTTTGAAGCTGAAGTGTTTGCTTTGAAGAAGCAGCATTTCAATTTTCAAAATATAAAAGAAGAGACTATTTATAACCCTTTTGAAGGACAGATTGATACTGGGAAAATGATGGCTGCCTTACTCAAAAAAGTGTATTCTGCAGGTGTAAAAATCCTAAATAATGTACAGGTTGAAAGCTTTTCGGAAAATAATAATACTGTGAAAGTAATAACCAATCGATTTGAGTTTTCAACTTCAAAATTATTAATAGCCACAAACGGATTTGCCTCACAATTACTCAATGAAAATGTTAAACCGGGCAGAGCACAAGTAGTAATTACAAAACCCATTAAAAACCTTCAAATAAAAGGAACATTTCATCTCGATAGGGGCTTTTATTATTTCAGGAATATTGATAATAGAATCCTCTTTGGCGGCGGAAGAAATCTTGATTTCAAAACGGAAGAAACAACAGAATTCGCCCTAAATTCCTTAATTCAAAATAAATTAGAAGACATCTTAAGTTCAATTATTTTACCTAATAAAGACTTTGAAATTGAACACAGGTGGAGTGGTATCATGGGGGTAGGCCACCAGAAGAAGGCCATAGTAAAACAAGTATCGAACAATGTATTTTGTGGTGTTAGGCTAGGAGGAATGGGGATTGCCATAGGAGGTTTGATAGGCAAACAACTTGTCGATTTAGTTTAA